From a single Maylandia zebra isolate NMK-2024a linkage group LG3, Mzebra_GT3a, whole genome shotgun sequence genomic region:
- the LOC101467587 gene encoding LOW QUALITY PROTEIN: butyrophilin subfamily 1 member A1 (The sequence of the model RefSeq protein was modified relative to this genomic sequence to represent the inferred CDS: inserted 2 bases in 1 codon) yields the protein MFHSSDCDFALVHPLCASWASYSVSLWIFILCFVLVKGKSHLVCPSQVVAMLGDDVVLPCQLKLAVDANSETVNWIKPGLDPDVXLVFENQNPSYHFRTRVFVDELIKGNVSLKIFKVKLSDEGTYRCFIPWIREEASIVLTVASASTPIIKVMSNVSSRVVLQCESAGWYPEPELLWLDGEGNLLSAGPAETLRGPDDLYTVSSRVTVEKRHNNNITCRVQQRNTNQSRETHIHVPGEDIRDATLIITVGAAFLVCIIVAFVTWKLKQKQSEEQRNTNQSTETHIHVPDHMNDGSEQTEEENKDITLFNDNQTVTSTQGLLESEKRWHESFQRFD from the exons ATGTTTCACTCTTCAGACTGTGATTTTGCTCTCGTCCATCCTCTGTGTGCATCGTGGGCTTCTTACTCTGTTTCTCTGTGGATTTTTATCCTCTGTTTCGTTTTAGTCAAAG GAAAATCTCATCTGGTGTGTCCATCTCAGGTTGTAGCCATGCTGGGTGATGATGTTGTTCTTCCATGTCAGCTTAAACTTGCTGTTGATGCTAATTCTGAGACTGTGAACTGGATCAAACCTGGTCTGGACCCAGATGT GCTGGTGTTTGAGAACCAAAATCCATCTTATCACTTTCGTACACGAGTCTTTGTGGATGAACTGATCAAAGGAAACGTCTCGCTTAAAATATTCAAAGTGAAACTCTCTGATGAAGGAACGTACAGATGCTTCATTCCCTGGATACGTGAAGAAGCTTCCATTGTTCTCACTGTTG CTTCAGCATCTACACCCATCATAAAGGTGATGTCAAATGTCAGCAGCAGGGTGGTGTTACAGTGTGAGTCTGCAGGCTGGTATCCAGAGCCTGAGCTGCTGTGGTTGGACGGTGAGGGAAACCTCCTCTCTGCTGGACCTGCAGAGACCCTCAGAGGTCCTGATGACCTCTATACtgtcagcagcagagtgactgTGGAGAAGAGACATAACAACAACATCACCTGCAGAGTCCAACAGAGGAACACCAACCagagcagagagacacacatacatgttcCAG GTGAAGACATCAGAGATGCCACATTAATTATTACTGTTGGAGCAGCTTTCTTGGTGTGTATTATAGTGGCATTTGTTACATGGAAACTGAAGCAAAAGCAAAGTG AGGAACAGAGGAACACCAACcagagcacagagacacacatacatgttcCAG aCCACATGAACGATGGAAGTGaacagacagaagaagaaaataaggaCATAACTCTCTTTAATGACAACCAGACAGTAACATCAACACAGGGGCTGCTGGAAAGTGAAAAAAGGTGGCACGAGTCATTTCAAAGATTCGACTGA
- the LOC143415111 gene encoding uncharacterized protein LOC143415111: protein MAQQWTVGEVSLWLGENEVADYQQVFVDNEIDGSTLLQMTERMSERLFPKVKDQVKFLSAVEKLKDGRQHKEKHTVSALQPMFNCKVQFPPAVLTALTNKDAALKSPTKNRLKNMLIQALFDHLSNETMYPSHVQYVDLLRTVLLSFPFLKESYGSGYLLEEASMLLKTDVDKKVIRGFSKLAAKLVSIAPNSNLKSLCLKSVDESQTDTERKGQMVNTAVLLLPSIFKENASHLFVINKDPHSPIPTIVLSSSDGKPLSDSTEVNVQMDGQKRILDSGEMDISLAMGIVFSLYHVYNVAYPSELKKTFCFLEAFVLNLGTLTTPVPVAVQRVANALNIS from the exons ATGGCTCAGCAGTGGACTGTTGGAGAAGTATCTCTTTGGCTTGGGGAAAATGAAGTGGCAGATTATCAACAGGTCTTTGTAG ACAATGAAATCGATGGATCGACACTTCTGCAGATGACTGAAAGAATGAGTGAGCGTCTTTTTCCAAAAGTGAAAGACCAAGTGAAATTTTTGTCTGCTGTAGAGAAGCTGAAAGA TGGAAGgcaacacaaagaaaagcatACTGTGTCAGCACTCCAACCTATGTTTAACTGCAAAGTGCAGTTTCCTCCAGCTGTGCTCACTGCGTTGACCAATAAAGATGCAGCACTAAAGTCACCCACCAAGAACAGACTCAAAAACATGCTTATTCAAGCACTGTTTGACCACTTGAGTAATGAGACAAT GTATCCCTCTCATGTGCAGTATGTAGACCTTCTGAGGACTGTCCTTCtgagttttccttttttgaagGAGAGTTATGGCTCTGGATAT CTTCTTGAAGAGGCTTCCATGTTACTTAAAACTGATGTGGACAAAAAAGTAATCCGAGGATTCAGTAAGTTGGCAGCGAAGCTTGTGTCAATAGCCCCAAACAGCAACCTTAAAAGCCTCTGCTTAAAATCTGTTGATGAGAGCCAGACAGACACTGAAAGAAAAG gtcagatgGTAAACACAGCTGTTCTTCTCCTGCCATCTATTTTCAAAGAAAATGCCTCTCATCTCTTCGTCATAAATAAG GATCCACACAGCCCGATACCTACAATCGTACTCAGCAGCAGTGACGGCAAGCCCTTGAGTGATTCAACTGAGGTCAATGTCCAGATGGATGGACAAAAAAGGATTCTGGACAGTGGGGAAATGGACATTTCATTGGCGATGGGTATTGTCTTCTCCCTGTACCATGTCTACAATGTTGCCTATCCAAGTGAactaaaaaagacattttgctTTTTGGAGGCATTTGTTCTCAACTTGGGAACTCTGACTACACCTGTACCAGTAGCTGTGCAAAGAGTGGCAAATGCATTAAATATCTCATAG